A window from Sinanaerobacter sp. ZZT-01 encodes these proteins:
- a CDS encoding gamma-glutamylcyclotransferase family protein yields the protein MINRNTRLYAAYGSNTNLEQMAMRCPNAEVLCIGTLKGYRLTFCGNKHGSGVANIELDEHSSVPIVLWIITPSCEKVLDIYECYPRIYKKEIIDIETEYGTVKAMIYVMSKDYANKPATPGGRYYGVIQKGYEDHELDIVPLITSLYRVSQVALKLSNKKGNILF from the coding sequence ATGATTAATAGAAACACAAGATTGTATGCTGCATATGGCAGCAATACAAATTTAGAACAAATGGCGATGCGATGCCCGAACGCTGAAGTTCTTTGCATAGGTACATTAAAAGGTTATCGCTTAACTTTTTGTGGGAATAAGCACGGATCAGGTGTCGCAAATATTGAATTGGATGAGCACAGCTCAGTGCCAATTGTTTTATGGATAATTACGCCGTCTTGTGAAAAAGTCTTGGACATTTATGAATGTTATCCAAGAATATATAAAAAAGAGATAATAGATATTGAGACGGAATATGGAACTGTTAAAGCAATGATATATGTAATGAGCAAAGATTACGCAAACAAGCCGGCGACACCAGGAGGTCGGTATTATGGAGTTATACAAAAGGGTTATGAGGATCATGAATTAGACATTGTGCCACTTATTACGAGCTTATATCGTGTTTCGCAGGTGGCTTTAAAACTTAGTAACAAAAAAGGAAATATATTATTTTAA